Proteins from one Emys orbicularis isolate rEmyOrb1 chromosome 2, rEmyOrb1.hap1, whole genome shotgun sequence genomic window:
- the GTPBP10 gene encoding GTP-binding protein 10, with the protein MVWGSRALLRKYGNFIDDLRIYVKGGTGGMGHPRLGGEGGRGGDVWLVAKEKITLKRIKDRFPQKRFVAGAGANSSVPALKGEKGTDCEVDVPLGISVTSCDGKQIGELNKAGERILVARGGIGGCLVTNFLPLKGQIQTVHLDLKLIADVGLVGFPNAGKSSLLSKISHAKPQIADYPFTTLKPELGKIMYPDYKQVSVADLPGLIEGAHANKGMGHKFLKHVERTKQLLFVVDISGFRLSSKTRFRTAFETVLLLTQELELYKEELRTKPALLAVNKMDLPNAQDSLNELLKQLQNPQDSLHLVEKELIPQSIIDFKDIIPVSAHTGEGIEELKTCIRKSLAEEAEKENEEYQKEKLRILQTSEV; encoded by the exons ATGGTGTGGGGGAGCCGCGCGCTGCTCCGGAAG TATGGCAACTTTATAGATGATCTGAGAATCTATGTGAAAGGAGGAACTGGTGGAATGGGGCATCCTCGCTTGggtggagaaggagggagaggCGGTGATGTCTGGCTTGTAGCCAAAGAAAAAATTACCTTAAAGAGAATTAAAGACAGATTTCCCCAGAAACGCTTTGTAGCTGGAGCAGGAGCCAACAGTAG TGTTCCTGCACTGAAAGGTGAAAAGGGAACAGATTGTGAAGTTGATGTGCCTCTGGGAATTTCAGTTACTTCCTGTGATGGGAAACAGATTG gagAACTTAATAAAGCAGGAGAGAGAATACTGGTAGCTCGTGGAGGTATTGGTGGCTGTTTGGTTACAAATTTCTTGCCTTTGAAAGGCCAGATACAAACAGTTCATCTTGATTTGAAACTTATAGCAGATGTTGGCTTAGTTGG ATTTCCAAATGCAGGAAAATCCTCTTTGCTAAGCAAGATTTCTCATGCCAAACCTCAGATTGCAGATTATCCTT TCACAACATTAAAACCTGAACTGGGAAAGATCATGTATCCAGATTACAAGCAG GTCTCAGTAGCCGATCTTCCAGGATTGATTGAAGGTGCACATGCAAACAAAGGAATGGGCCACAAATTCCTCAAGCATGTAGAAAGAACCAAACAGCTTCTCTTTGTA GTTGATATTTCTGGGTTTCGGCTATCTTCAAAAACTCGATTCAGAACAGCTTTTGAAACTGTACTGCTTCTAACACAG GAGCTAGAATTGTACAAAGAAGAGCTTCGGACAAAGCCCGCACTTCTTGCCGTTAATAAAATGGATTTGCCTAATGCACAAGATAGCTTGAATGAACTTCTGAAACAACTACAGAATCCTCAAG ACTCTTTACATTTAGTGGAGAAAGAGCTGATTCCACAGAgcatcatagactttaaggatATTATCCCTGTATCTGCACATACTGGAGAAGGAATAGAGGAACTAAAAACCTGTATAAGAAAATCACTAGCTGAAGAAGCAGAGAAGGAGAATGAAGAATATCAGAAAGAGAAACTTCGTATTTTACAGACTTCAGAAGTATAA
- the FAM237B gene encoding protein FAM237B, whose amino-acid sequence MDSVCRRRWYLQLGCILIVNLVYANPEYQKEPPGSLGEIDHHCWEISSHRLVEMKKLKVADAIIALWDFMMFLKESPKAKHNELFNDLAQNFWDMYVDCVLSRSHGMGRRQLLSPNYFSTYPQRTSQGSDFSKHQF is encoded by the exons ATGGACTCTGTGTGTAGAAGAAGGTGGTACCTTCAATTGGGCTGTATATTGATAGTGAATTTGGTTTATGCCAATCCAGAATATCAGAAAGAACCTCCTGGAAGCCTGGGTGAGATTGACCATCACTGCTGGGAGATCTCCTCTCACAGGCTGGTGGAAATGAAGAAACTCAAGGTAGCAGATGCTATCATTGCTCTCTGGGATTTCATGATGTTCCTAAAAGAATCACCAAAGGCCAAGCATAATGAACTCTTCAATGACTTAGCCCAGAACTTCTGGGATATGTATGTAGACTGTGTGCTTTCAAGGTCCCATGGAATGGGTAGAAGACAGTTACTATCTCCCAACTATTTTTCCACATACCCACAGAGAACCTCACAAG GGTCAGACTTCTCAAAACATCAGTTTTAG